Proteins encoded together in one Leptolyngbya sp. CCY15150 window:
- a CDS encoding glycosyltransferase, whose amino-acid sequence MRIALFTETFLPKVDGIVTRLKHTVEHLQRLGDQVLVVSPDGGLTEYKGARIYGVPGFPLPLYPELKLALPRPSIGQTIEEFQPDLVHVVNPAVLGLAGLFHAKNLKVPLVASYHTHLPKYLEHYGLGMLEGVMWELLKVAHNQAEINLCTSTAMQEQLTTHGIERVAVWQRGVDTELFQPHLTCAEMRSRLSQGHPESPLLLYVGRLSAEKEIDRIRPVLEAIPNARLALVGDGPYRADLEKHFAGTPTHFVGYLEGLDLATAFASADAFIFPSRTETLGLVLLEAMAAGCPVVAANSGGIPDIVTDGVNGYLFDPMDDYGAIAATQRLLSQQAERDTLRHNARLEAEKWGWSAATRQLQGFYQEVVSNYRSLPSAA is encoded by the coding sequence ATGCGCATTGCCCTATTCACTGAAACCTTTTTACCCAAAGTTGATGGCATCGTTACCCGTCTCAAGCATACGGTGGAGCACCTACAGCGCTTGGGTGATCAGGTGTTGGTGGTGTCGCCGGATGGTGGCTTAACGGAATATAAAGGGGCAAGAATTTACGGGGTGCCGGGGTTCCCCCTGCCGCTCTACCCAGAACTTAAGCTAGCCCTGCCGCGGCCGTCCATTGGGCAGACCATTGAAGAATTTCAGCCGGACTTAGTGCATGTGGTCAACCCAGCGGTTTTGGGGTTGGCGGGGCTGTTCCATGCCAAGAACCTCAAGGTGCCCTTGGTGGCGTCCTACCATACCCACTTGCCCAAGTATTTGGAGCATTACGGGCTGGGAATGCTGGAAGGGGTGATGTGGGAACTGTTGAAGGTGGCGCACAATCAGGCAGAAATTAATCTCTGTACCTCCACGGCGATGCAGGAGCAGCTCACCACCCACGGCATTGAGCGAGTGGCGGTGTGGCAGCGGGGCGTGGATACGGAGTTATTCCAGCCCCATCTCACCTGTGCCGAGATGCGATCGCGCCTCAGTCAAGGGCATCCTGAGAGTCCCTTGCTGCTCTACGTAGGACGGCTGTCGGCGGAGAAGGAAATTGATCGGATTCGTCCGGTGCTAGAGGCAATTCCCAATGCTCGTTTGGCGTTGGTGGGCGATGGCCCCTACCGGGCCGATCTTGAGAAACATTTTGCTGGAACACCGACCCATTTTGTGGGCTATTTAGAAGGGCTAGACCTAGCCACGGCGTTTGCCTCGGCGGATGCGTTTATTTTCCCCTCTCGGACAGAAACCTTGGGACTAGTGCTGCTAGAAGCGATGGCGGCCGGCTGCCCGGTGGTGGCGGCCAACTCCGGCGGCATTCCCGACATTGTCACCGATGGTGTGAACGGCTATCTGTTTGATCCGATGGATGACTATGGGGCGATCGCTGCCACGCAACGCCTGCTTTCGCAACAGGCTGAGCGGGATACCCTCCGGCACAATGCCCGTTTAGAGGCAGAGAAGTGGGGCTGGTCGGCGGCTACGCGACAGCTTCAAGGCTTTTATCAAGAGGTGGTGAGCAACTACCGCTCCCTGCCGTCGGCGGCGTAA
- a CDS encoding NAD-dependent epimerase/dehydratase family protein — protein MKVLVIGGDGYCGWATALYLSNRGYEVGILDSLVRRHWDAQLCVETLTPIAPIQQRIQRWKDLTGKSIDLFVGDLTDYTFLSEAMHSFEPEAVVHFGEQRSAPFSMIDREHAVLTQVNNVVGTLNLLYVMRESFPDCHLVKLGTMGEYGTPNIDIEEGYITIEHNGRKDTLPYPKQPGSFYHLSKVHDSHNIHFACKIWGLRATDLNQGIVYGVLTDETGMDELLVNRLDYDGVFGTALNRFCIQAAVGHPLTVYGSGSQTRAMLDIRDTVRCVELAIATPANPGEFRVFNQFTEMFSIQDIALMIKGAGNALGLSVDIKSIDNPRVEAEEHYFNAKNTNLLDLGLQPHLLSDSLLDSLLNFSIKYKDRVDESQILPKVTWR, from the coding sequence ATGAAAGTCCTAGTTATTGGTGGCGACGGCTATTGCGGTTGGGCAACAGCACTGTATCTCTCAAACCGAGGCTACGAAGTTGGGATTTTAGACAGCCTGGTGCGCCGACACTGGGACGCGCAACTCTGCGTGGAAACTCTCACTCCCATCGCGCCCATTCAGCAACGTATTCAGCGCTGGAAAGATTTGACCGGCAAGTCCATTGATCTCTTCGTTGGAGACTTGACGGATTACACGTTCCTCAGCGAAGCCATGCATAGCTTCGAGCCGGAAGCCGTGGTTCACTTCGGGGAACAGCGATCGGCTCCCTTCTCCATGATTGACCGCGAACATGCGGTGCTCACCCAGGTGAATAACGTGGTCGGCACCCTCAACCTGCTCTACGTGATGCGGGAGAGCTTCCCCGACTGCCACTTGGTGAAATTGGGCACCATGGGTGAATACGGTACCCCCAATATCGACATTGAAGAGGGCTACATCACCATTGAGCACAATGGTCGCAAAGATACCCTACCTTATCCAAAACAGCCCGGATCGTTCTACCACCTCAGCAAGGTACACGATTCCCACAACATTCACTTTGCCTGCAAAATTTGGGGGCTGCGCGCCACCGACCTCAACCAAGGCATTGTCTACGGGGTGTTGACCGATGAAACCGGCATGGATGAACTGCTGGTGAACCGGTTGGACTATGACGGCGTGTTTGGGACGGCGCTGAACCGCTTCTGTATCCAAGCGGCGGTGGGTCATCCGCTGACGGTCTATGGATCGGGGTCGCAAACCCGCGCCATGCTCGATATTCGCGATACGGTGCGCTGTGTGGAACTGGCGATCGCCACGCCGGCTAACCCTGGAGAATTCCGCGTGTTCAACCAATTCACAGAAATGTTCAGCATTCAAGACATCGCTCTGATGATCAAGGGTGCGGGCAATGCTCTGGGGCTGAGCGTAGACATCAAGAGCATCGACAATCCTCGGGTGGAGGCAGAAGAGCACTACTTCAACGCCAAGAACACCAACCTGCTGGATCTAGGGCTGCAGCCTCACCTCCTGTCTGATTCCTTGCTGGATTCGCTCCTCAACTTCAGCATCAAGTACAAAGATCGGGTGGATGAGTCGCAAATTCTCCCGAAGGTCACCTGGCGGTAA
- a CDS encoding SPFH domain-containing protein, whose protein sequence is MTAIIVTILGLLGLGTGATVFIIRNLYYVCQPSEVLIFAGSSRTVSDGRRIGYRLVKGGSSLRTPLVERALRMDLSNMIIELRVSNAYSKGGIPLTVEGVANIKVAGEEPTIHNAIERLLGKSRKEIESIAKETLEGNLRGVLASLTPEQVNEDKMAFAKSLLDEAEDDLEQMGLVLDTLQIQNISDEVRYLDSIGRKQSADLLRDARIAEAQARAESAITSVNNAKRTALKRLDRDIAISQADAERRMQDAKTRRQALIAEAEAAIASEVARTQAELPVQQERIKQVIQQLQADVVAPAEADCKRAIARAQGDAASIIEDGKAQAEGTRQLAESWKMAGPNAREIFLLQKLEILLKTMSATVPPLSVQNVTVIDASQGGTVPQLASLNEQLRASTGIDLAQTVRNLTRSEEQPPSS, encoded by the coding sequence ATGACCGCTATTATTGTCACCATCCTAGGATTGTTGGGCTTAGGTACCGGAGCCACGGTCTTTATCATTCGCAATCTCTACTATGTGTGCCAACCCAGTGAAGTGCTCATTTTTGCGGGCAGTTCGCGCACGGTGAGCGATGGTCGTCGTATTGGCTATCGCTTGGTGAAGGGGGGCAGCAGTCTGCGAACGCCTTTGGTGGAACGGGCTCTGCGCATGGATCTCAGCAACATGATCATCGAGCTACGGGTCTCCAATGCCTATTCCAAGGGCGGCATTCCCCTAACCGTGGAAGGGGTGGCCAACATTAAGGTGGCGGGGGAAGAACCCACCATCCACAACGCCATCGAGCGTCTGCTGGGCAAGAGCCGTAAGGAAATTGAATCCATTGCCAAGGAAACCCTAGAGGGTAATCTGCGCGGTGTCTTAGCTAGCCTCACCCCTGAGCAGGTGAATGAAGATAAGATGGCATTTGCCAAGAGTCTGCTCGATGAAGCAGAGGACGACCTGGAGCAAATGGGCCTGGTGCTGGATACGCTGCAAATTCAGAATATTTCTGATGAGGTGCGCTATCTAGACTCTATTGGTCGTAAGCAAAGTGCGGATTTGCTGCGCGATGCCCGGATCGCAGAAGCCCAAGCGCGGGCCGAATCGGCGATCACCTCGGTCAATAATGCGAAGCGCACGGCCCTGAAGCGGTTGGATCGCGACATTGCCATTTCCCAGGCCGATGCCGAGCGCCGTATGCAAGATGCCAAAACTCGTCGTCAAGCGTTGATTGCCGAAGCCGAAGCAGCGATCGCCTCTGAGGTGGCCCGCACCCAGGCCGAACTGCCGGTGCAGCAAGAGCGCATTAAGCAGGTGATTCAGCAACTGCAGGCGGATGTGGTGGCTCCAGCGGAGGCAGACTGCAAACGAGCGATCGCCCGTGCCCAGGGGGATGCCGCCAGCATCATTGAAGATGGCAAGGCCCAGGCCGAAGGGACGCGCCAACTGGCAGAATCCTGGAAAATGGCTGGCCCCAATGCTCGGGAAATCTTCCTGCTGCAAAAGCTAGAGATCTTGCTGAAAACCATGAGCGCCACGGTGCCGCCGCTGTCGGTGCAAAATGTCACGGTGATTGATGCTTCCCAAGGGGGAACGGTGCCACAGTTGGCATCCTTGAATGAACAATTGCGTGCTTCCACCGGCATTGACCTAGCTCAAACTGTCCGCAATCTCACCCGCTCGGAGGAGCAGCCGCCCTCCAGCTAG